In the genome of Populus trichocarpa isolate Nisqually-1 chromosome 6, P.trichocarpa_v4.1, whole genome shotgun sequence, one region contains:
- the LOC7479625 gene encoding protein argonaute 4A isoform X6 — MESTEEPEALPPPPPDALPPPPPEIPPNVVPVQLTTDSVPEETKKISKPKRSPIARRGFGSRGQKIQLLSNHFKVSISNTGGHFFHYCVSLSYEDGRPIDAKGIGRRLIDKVHETYGSDLAGKDFAYDGEKSLFTIGALPRNKMEFTVLLDSFSSNRNSGNGSPVGNGSPNETDKKRMRRAFQSKTFKVEMSFAAKIPMQAIAAALRGQESENSQEALRVLDIILRQHAAKQGCLLVRQSFFHDDPKNYVDLGGGVLGCRGFHSSFRTSQGGLSLNIDGSTTTIIQPGPLIDFLIANQNVSNPFQIDWAKAKRTLKNLRIRVSPTNQEYRITGLSENTCKEQMFSLKSRASDGNDVESVDITVYHYFVNHRSIDLRYSGDLPCINVGKPKRPTYIPVELCSLLPLQRYIKALTVLQRSQLVEKSRQKPQEKIRILTDVMKSNNYAAEQMLRSCGITISSQFTQVQGRVLTAPKLKAGNGEDVIPRNGRWNFNHKKFFEPSKIENWAVVNFSARCDVRGLVRDLIRFGEMKGILISDPVDVVEENGQFRRAPPLVRVEKMFEQIQKAFPNAPPRFLVCLLPDRKNSDIYGPWKRKNLAEYGIFNQCLAPTRVNEQYILNVLLKINAKLGGLNSLLAMEQSRNIPFVSKVPTIIFGMDVSHGSPGQSDMPSIAAVVSSRNWPLLSRYRASVRSQSPKVEMVDSLFTLTPDKKDDSGIVRELLLDYYRSSGQTKPAQIIIFRDGVSESQFNQVLNIELDQIIEACKFLDESWSPKFTVIVAQKNHHTKFFQDGSPDNVPPGTVIDNAVCHPQSYDFYMCAHAGMIGTTRPTHYHVLLDEIGFSADDLQELIHSLSYVYQRSTTAISVVAPVRYAHLAATQISQFLKCDDMSETSSSHGGLTSAGQTPVPELPELHRNVCSSMFFC, encoded by the exons ATGGAATCCACTGAAGAGCCAGAGGCCCTCCCTCCACCTCCA CCTGATGCCCTCCCTCCACCTCCACCTGAGATACCGCCAAATGTAGTTCCTGTTCAATTGACAACAGACTCTGTTCCGgaggaaacaaaaaagatatcaaaaccAAAACGTTCCCCGATTGCCAGGCGTGGATTTGGGTCTAGAGGGCAAAAAATACAACTGCTCTCAAATCATTTCAAAGTTTCCATCTCTAATACTGGTGGCCACTTTTTTCATTACTGT GTTTCCTTGTCTTATGAGGATGGTCGCCCTATTGATGCAAAGGGCATTGGGAGAAGATTAATTGATAAAGTTCATGAGACCTATGGCTCAGACCTTGCTGGGAAGGACTTTGCATATGATGGAGAGAAGAGCTTATTTACAATTGGTGCTCTGCCTCGAAACAAAATGGAATTCACTGTTTTGCTCGATAGTTTCTCATCAAATAG GAATTCTGGAAATGGCAGTCCTGTTGGCAACGGAAGTCCAAACGAGACTGATAAAAAGAGGATGAGGCGGGCATTCCAGTCCAAAACATTTAAAGTGGAGATGAGTTTTGCTGCCAAAATCCCTATGCAGGCTATTGCAGCTGCTTTGCGTGGTCAAGAATCAGAAAACTCACAGGAAGCCTTAAGAGTCTTAGACATCATTTTAAGACAGCATGCAGCCAAACA GGGTTGCCTTCTTGTTCGCCAGTCATTCTTTCACGATGATCCAAAGAACTATGTTGATCTGGGAGGAGGTGTCCTTGGATGCCGAGGATTTCATTCGAGCTTTAGAACCTCGCAGGGTGGATTATCCCTAAATATAG ATGGTTCGACTACAACGATAATACAGCCTGGGCCTCTTATTGACTTTCTCATAGCCAACCAGAATGTGTCAAACCCCTTTCAGATTGACTGGGCAAAG GCTAAGCGAACATTGAAAAATCTGAGGATAAGGGTGTCACCTACCAATCAAGAGTACAGAATCACTGGCTTGAGTGAAAATACTTGCAAAGAGCAAAT GTTCTCTCTGAAATCAAGAGCATCTGATGGAAATGATGTTGAAAGTGTTGACATTACAGTTTACCATTATTTTGTAAATCATCGCAGCATAGATTTACGCTACTCTGGAGATTTGCCTTGCATCAATGTTGGCAAGCCTAAAAGGCCCACTTACATTCCTGTCGAG CTTTGTTCACTGCTTCCCTTGCAACGCTATATAAAGGCACTAACTGTCCTTCAGAGATCACAGTTAgtagaaaaatcaagacaaaAACCACAAGAAAAAATTAGGATCTTAACTGAT GTTATGAAAAGCAACAACTATGCTGCAGAACAAATGTTGCGTTCTTGTGGTATCACCATCAGCAGCCAGTTTACTCAAGTTCAAGGCCGTGTCCTAACTGCTCCAAAG TTAAAGGCAGGAAATGGCGAGGATGTTATTCCAAGAAATGGGCGGTGGAATTTTAATCATAAG AAATTTTTCGAACCTTCTAAAATTGAAAACTGGGCCGTGGTGAACTTTTCTGCTCGTTGTGATGTGCGTGGTCTAGTCAGAGATTTGATAAGATTTGGAGAAATGAAAGGGATT CTCATAAGTGACCCGGTGGATGTTGTTGAAGAGAATGGTCAGTTTCGACGGGCACCGCCTCTTGTTCGAGTGGAGAAGATGTTTGAACAGATACAGAAAGCATTTCCAAATGCACCTCCTCGCTTTCTCGTGTGTCTTCTTCCTGATAGGAAGAACTCTGACATATATG GTCCTTGGAAAAGAAAGAATCTTGCAGAATATGGAATTTTCAATCAATGCCTGGCACCCACTAGAGTTAATGAGCAGTATATACTTAATGTTCTCCTGAAGATAAATGCTAAG CTTGGTGGTTTGAATTCTTTGTTGGCCATGGAGCAATCACGAAACATCCCATTCGTCTCGAAGGTTCCTACAATAATATTTGGAATGGATGTATCACATGGTTCGCCTGGTCAGTCTGACATGCCCTCCATTGCTGCG GTTGTCAGTTCTAGAAACTGGCCTCTACTTTCTCGTTATAGAGCTTCTGTGCGTAGTCAGTCACCAAAAGTTGAGATGGTAGATTCTCTTTTTACACTAACACCGGATAAGAAAGATGATTCTGGGATTGTCAG GGAATTGTTGTTGGACTACTATAGGAGTTCTGGCCAAACAAAACCAGCTCAGATAATCATATTCAG GGATGGAGTTAGCGAGTCACagttcaatcaagtcctcaacATCGAGCTGGATCAAATCATTGAG GCATGCAAGTTCCTTGATGAAAGCTGGTCACCCAAGTTCACTGTTATTGTTGCACAGAAAAATCATCACACTAAATTTTTCCAAGATGGATCTCCAGACAATGTTCCTCCTG GAACCGTTATTGATAATGCTGTTTGTCACCCACAAAGCTATGATTTCTACATGTGTGCACATGCAGGGATGATA ggaACAACAAGGCCAACACATTATCACGTTCTTTTAGATGAGATTGGCTTTTCAGCTGATGATCTACAGGAGTTGATTCACTCTTTGTCTTATGT GTACCAAAGAAGCACAACAGCAATATCTGTAG TTGCTCCTGTCCGTTATGCTCACTTGGCAGCAACTCAGATTTCACAATTCTTGAAGTGTGATGACATGTCAGAGACATCCTCGAGCCATGGAGGTCTAACTTCTGCTGGGCAAACCCCTGTGCCCGAGCTTCCTGAGCTACACCGGAATGTCTGCAGCTCTATGTTTTTCTGCTga